A stretch of the Gossypium hirsutum isolate 1008001.06 chromosome D07, Gossypium_hirsutum_v2.1, whole genome shotgun sequence genome encodes the following:
- the LOC107955090 gene encoding phosphoserine aminotransferase 2, chloroplastic: MAATSLNAPNAPLLQKTHQTHVFLKPISTIPCQTSAKRFSISCSATTQDRLSVQSQSQDRVFNFAAGPATLPENVLLKAQSELYNWHGSGMSVMEMSHRGKDFRSIIEKAEADLRSLLNIPENYAVLFLQGGATTQFAAVPLNLCAPGDSVDYLVTGSWGDKAFKEAKKYCNPKVIWSGKSENYVRVPSFDGLELNPNAKYLHICANETIYGVEFKDYPVPRNPNGVLVADMSSNFCSKPVDVTKFGLIYAGAQKNVGPSGVCIVIVRKDLLGNAQESTPVMLDYKIHADNNSLYNTPPCYGIYMCGLVFEDLLKQGGLEEVEKKNQKKAGILYNAIDESKGFYRCPVEKSVRSLMNVPFTLEKSELGAEFLKEAEKEKMVQLKGHRSVGGMRASIYNAMPLAGVEKLVAFMKDFQAKHA, translated from the coding sequence ATGGCGGCAACATCGCTAAATGCCCCTAACGCTCCTCTCCTTCAAAAGACCCATCAAACTCATGTCTTTCTCAAACCCATCTCCACCATTCCTTGTCAAACCTCTGCCAAGCGCTTCTCCATCTCTTGTTCCGCAACTACCCAAGATCGCCTCTCCGTCCAATCCCAATCTCAAGATCGGGTCTTTAACTTCGCCGCCGGTCCCGCCACCTTACCCGAGAACGTCCTCCTCAAAGCCCAATCCGAGCTTTACAACTGGCACGGATCTGGCATGAGCGTTATGGAAATGAGCCACCGTGGTAAGGATTTCCGTTCTATTATCGAAAAAGCCGAGGCCGATCTCCGTTCTCTTCTCAACATCCCTGAAAACTACGCCGTTTTGTTCCTCCAAGGTGGAGCCACCACCCAGTTCGCTGCTGTCCCTTTGAATCTCTGTGCCCCAGGTGACTCCGTTGATTATCTTGTTACTGGATCTTGGGGAGACAAGGCTTTCAAAGAAGCTAAGAAATACTGCAACCCCAAAGTCATTTGGAGTGGGAAATCGGAGAACTACGTCAGGGTTCCCTCGTTCGATGGTTTAGAACTGAACCCGAATGCCAAGTATTTGCATATATGCGCCAATGAGACCATTTACGGGGTTGAGTTCAAGGACTACCCAGTTCCCCGCAATCCAAATGGGGTTCTTGTTGCTGATATGTCTTCCAATTTTTGTTCCAAACCTGTTGATGTAACCAAGTTTGGGTTGATTTATGCTGGTGCGCAGAAGAATGTGGGGCCATCCGGGGTTTGCATCGTGATCGTGAGGAAGGATCTTCTAGGAAATGCACAAGAGAGTACCCCTGTGATGCTTGATTACAAGATCCACGCCGACAACAACTCTTTGTACAACACACCTCCATGTTATGGGATTTATATGTGCGGGCTGGTGTTTGAAGACCTTTTGAAGCAGGGAGGACTGGAAGAGGTTGAGAAGAAGAACCAAAAGAAAGCTGGTATATTGTACAATGCCATCGATGAAAGCAAAGGATTCTACAGGTGCCCTGTTGAGAAATCTGTAAGGTCGCTGATGAATGTTCCATTCACATTGGAGAAGTCAGAGTTGGGTGCTGAGTTTTTAAAGGAAGCCGAGAAGGAGAAGATGGTGCAGCTCAAGGGACATAGGTCGGTGGGAGGCATGCGAGCTTCCATTTATAATGCTATGCCTTTGGCTGGAGTTGAGAAGTTGGTTGCTTTCATGAAGGATTTCCAGGCAAAGCATGCTTGA
- the LOC107955089 gene encoding uncharacterized protein, giving the protein MAIFMRAKSFLYSSLRSLTRSQRCNHTLGERGLQAELYSGMAPAPNPALRPIDTSKWKKIQASKVGISLSMISFPSWIVLKILHKGGFEAYLVGGCVRDLLLNRTPKDFDVITTANLKQIRKKFHRAEIIGKRFPICRVHIKGSIIEVSSFETVARHDADKEKALSSLIPKICDEKDLIRWRNSRNRDFTINSLFFDPFTCNIYDYNGGMSDLKSLKLRTLIPAHASFQEDCARILRGLRIAARLCLSFSKDTERAMYDLSASIGGLDKFRLMLEVNYMLSYGAAVQSICLLQRFNLLNILLPFQAAYISQHRATKNSMMLMKLFFNLDKLVSCDHPADSSLWVGLLMFHLALVNNPQDALVIWTFASVLYHGNWKEGVEFAREYTKLEVKFVPEISEFSETKSDEDLAKEVAQFASLVQDSVGVLTETSNLFESMSRYPFSACSGLVFVPKITAKNTAKLFDLMVEDIRSFINGRGRMSPEINFHLLGIGDPCETRFVLGKIILETMKAGPRGDATEIGNDEKDLQPKATEEILSNNEIPGKKVKKNAPSSFIPDGNRGMLKKQKLVDDDTNQEMVTKDELNDLAEKHQEFGKTCKLSENKTNSMQGKISEKEEKSKKDKEKKSKKHTKVVEKSKHHIALHTASKKQQRVVRELNLREEDEMDNLEKVLGKEEVKERTEEHKGRAGKERSGVSSLSSLFR; this is encoded by the exons ATGGCGATTTTTATGAGAGCCAAAAGTTTCCTCTATTCTTCTCTTAGATCCTTGACTCGTTCTCAG AGGTGCAACCACACGCTTGGTGAAAGAGGTTTGCAAGCTGAATTGTATTCTGGAATGGCTCCAGCCCCTAATCCCGCTCTTCGTCCAA ttgaCACTTCAAAATGGAAGAAGATTCAAGCGAGCAAGGTCGGGATATCTCTTTCTATGATTTCGTTTCCATCCTGGATTGTATTGAAAATACTACATAAAGGAG GTTTTGAGGCCTATTTAGTTGGGGGCTGTGTTAGAGATTTACTACTAAATAGAACACCTAAAGATTTTGATGTGATTACCACTGCAAATCTTAAACAG ATAAGAAAGAAATTTCATCGAGCTGAGATTATTGGAAAGAGATTTCCAATATGCAGGGTGCATATAAAAGGTTCCATAATTGAG GTATCAAGTTTTGAGACAGTTGCAAGACATGACGCAGACAAAGAAAAAGCTTTATCCTCTTTAATACCAAAGATATGTGATGAAAAAGACTTAATCCGCTGGAGAAATAGCAGGAATCGGGACTTCACTATTAATAG CTTATTTTTTGACCCTTTTACGTGTAATATTTATGATTACAATGGTGGAATGTCAGACCTGAAGTCATTAAAG CTACGGACGTTAATCCCTGCTCATGCGTCATTTCAAGAGGACTGTG CAAGAATTCTCCGGGGCTTAAGAATTGCAGCTCGTCTATGCTTGTCATTTTCAAAGGATACTGAGAGGGCAATGTACGATCTTTCAGCCTCCATTGGGGGATTAGATAAG TTCAGGTTAATGCTGGAAGTAAACTACATGCTGTCATATGGAGCTGCTGTGCAATCCATCTGCTTGCTGCAGAGATTTAACCTACTGAATATTTTACTTCCATTTCAG GCAGCATACATTAGTCAACACAGAGCTACCAAGAATTCCATGATGCTGATG AAATTGTTCTTCAATTTGGATAAGTTGGTTTCTTGTGATCATCCTGCCGATAGCAGTCTATG GGTTGGATTGTTGATGTTTCATCTGGCATTGGTAAACAACCCTCAAGACGCTCTTGTTATCTGGACCTTTGCTTCTGTTCTATATCATGGAAACTGGAAGGAAGGTGTTGAATTTGCAAGAGAATATACTAAACTGGAAGTTAAATTTGTTCCTGAAATCTCTGAATTTTCAGAAACTAAATCAGATGAAGACCTTGCCAAAGAAGTTGCTCAGTTTGCATCTCTGGTGCAAGATTCTGTAGGGGTCTTAACAGAGACTAGCAATCTATTTGAATCAATGTCCAGATATCCATTTTCTGCTTGCTCTGGTTTG GTATTTGTACCAAAGATCACTGCAAAGAATACTGCTAAATTGTTTGACCTGATGGTAGAAGATATTAGATCTTTCATAAATGGAAGAGGGAGAATGAGCCCTGAGATAAATTTCCACTTGCTTGGGATAGGGGATCCATGTGAGACAAGATTTGTGCTTGgcaaaattattttagaaacaaTGAAGGCTGGTCCCCGTGGAGATGCGACAGAGATAGGCAATGATGAGAAAGACCTCCAACCAAAGGCGACTGAGGAAATTTTGTCCAATAATGAAATTCCAGGGAAGAAGGTTAAAAAAAATGCCCCATCATCATTTATTCCTGATGGCAACAGAGGGATGTTGAAGAAGCAAAAATTGGTTGACGATGATACTAACCAGGAAATGGTTACTAAAGATGAGCTCAACGACTTGGCTGAGAAGCACCAGGAGTTTGGGAAGACATGCAAATTATCTGAAAATAAGACAAACTCGATGCAAGGGAAAATATCAGAGAAGGAAGAGAAAAGCAAGAAGGATAAGGAAAAGAAATCTAAGAAGCATACGAAGGTAGTAGAGAAGTCGAAACATCATATTGCACTACATACAGCAAGCAAGAAGCAGCAAAGGGTAGTTAGGGAATTAAATTTGAGGGAGGAGGATGAGATGGATAATTTGGAAAAAGTGTTGGGGAAGGAGGAGGTGAAGGAAAGAACAGAAGAACATAAAGGAAGAGCAGGAAAGGAGAGAAGCGGTGTAAGTTCACTTTCTAGTCTCTTCAGGTGA